One part of the Humulus lupulus chromosome 9, drHumLupu1.1, whole genome shotgun sequence genome encodes these proteins:
- the LOC133802389 gene encoding uncharacterized protein LOC133802389 translates to MMGDEDWFDYTSTLRYISRRHDLLFAAGNGGSGGIQGSFSPNQIAEVETETETERDSSSSVFFRSGLEAMEMKWKKMEEEEEYEEQRKKALNEESRKQQAETAHEGNESDEGEYEEGPAEIIWMLIGPRLILLHQNLKLLLSIKTH, encoded by the exons ATGATGGGGGATGAGGACTGGTTTGATTACACTAGTACTTTGAGATATATTTCTAGGAGGCACGATCTTCTGTTTGCCGCTGGTAATGGTGGTAGCGGCGGCATTCAGGGCTCATTCTCTCCCAACCAGATTGCAGAGGTGGAGACAGAGACGGAGACGGAAAGAGACTCTTCGTCCAGTGTCTTCTTTCGTTCAGGGCTCGAGGCCATGGAGATGAAATGGAAGaagatggaagaagaagaagaatatgaggAACAACGAAAGAAGGCACTGAACGAAGAGTCTCGGAAACAACAG GCTGAGACTGCACATGAGGGTAATGAGAGTGATGAAGGGGAATACGAAGAAGGGCCTGCTGAAATTATCTG GATGTTGATAGGCCCACGTCTAATCCTCTTGCACCAGAATCTGAAACTTTTGCTAAGTATAAAAACTCATTGA